The genomic interval ATTCAATAAATCATGCCGGTAGTGGCGGAGCAGCTGTATTACATCTCGTTCCTCCATATTCCTCCTCCTTTTACCGAGATCGTGCTTAAACCGTCAATTGGTTGGCAAATATATCGATAATAAGAAGATTATAGCAAATAAACATAAAAATATCATACAAAAACCCCAGCCAAAAATGACTGGAGTTTTTTCAATTTGCCTATTAAGCTTATGCCTCTTTGGCGATCGGGTAAACACTCACTTTTTTGCGGTCACGGCCAATACGTTCATATTTGACAACACCATCGATTTTAGCGAACAATGTGTCGTCTCCACCGCGTCCCACATTCGTTCCGGGATAAATCTTTGTACCGCGCTGGCGGAAAAGAATAGACCCACCGGTAGCGAACTGGCCATCAGCAAGTTTAGCACCAAGGCGTTTCGATTCGGAGTCACGACCGTTCTTTGTGCTTCCGGTACCTTTCTTCTGGGCGAAAAATTGTAAATCTAGACGTAGCATTTGCTGCACCTCCTTTTCAATTTCGAATCGTAATATAATCACCATATTCTCTTTCAATAGTTTTCAGTGAAACAAGCATTCCTTCGAATAAAACTTGGACTTTTTTCATCGTGTCATCTGTCAATCGATCCGGAACAGTTACACGGAGAAATCCGCCCTCATCACCCTGTTCAATTTCCAAGTCGGCTTCACTGAGTTCCAAAACCGCATTCACGGACCCAAATGTTACAGCCGAGACACCGGCACATACCAAATCAAAACCATAAGGTCCGCTATCAGCATGTCCGGTTAATTCAAACTGTTTGATTTGGCTATCCCGGCGGATTATATCGATATTAATCATAACAGTACCTTCTATGCATTGATTTTATCGATAACCAGCTTTGTATATGGCTGACGATGTCCTTGTTTACGATGATAATTTTTCTTCGGCTTATACTTGAACACATCAATTTTCTTTTGACGTCCATGTTTTTCAACCTTTGCAGTAACCGAAGCACCATCGACGTATGGAGCACCAACTTGTACATCATCTCCACCGATGAAAAGGACTTTATCGAATGTAACAGATTCATTGGCATCAGCGGCCACTTTTTCAACGTAGATTTCCTGTCCTTCTGAAACTTTAACTTGCTTTCCGCCTGTCTCTATAATTGCGTACATACTTGCACCTCCCTAATGACCAAGACTCGCCATCACAGGTACCTTCTCTAACTCATATACTCGAAAAGGGTTTGCAAACCTGTTTTGCGCGGTTGTAGCACTGGTGCTACGATGAATAACGTAATTGATAATATCACGACATGTACGATTCTGTCAACAAATGCCTTAGAAATGATTAGGATACATAATGGACGATTTCACCAAGTGATTTATTATAGTGCCGTCCATGAAAATAACTGTGCAAACAATCCATTTCGTCAATAGACTGGCGGGTATTCCCGGGAAATGTGACGTAAATGGTGTGTTTCTTATCCCGCTGAAAACGATTGAATACGTCCATCAAAACGCTGTGACAGGAAACTTCAATCGGATGGACGCGCTTTATATTCGTTGTACCGTTGTACCGCCGTAACAGAAAGCGCATAAATACATAAAATCGCTCTTTCCAATTTTTTCGATTTTCTATTGCCAAAAATGAAAAAAGCACAAAAGCACTCAATGTAAACGGAACAGCCAAAAGCAATAGTATGATAAATAGGATATTCAGACACAATGAGAACAGAAGAATGGAATGATACGCCTTTCGATAAGGGAAAAGCTTTGAAAAAATAAGAAAGAGTAACTTGCCACCGTCTAATGGCCATATCGGCATTAGATTAAACAGCAGGATCACAGTGTTATAAAAAAAAGCCATCTCGACAAGCGAAGACGATAACAGATGACTTCCGGACAAAAAGAAAAGTAGCATGTAGATTAATAAATGCTGTAGTGGTCCTGCAATAGTGACAAGTACTTCCTCATGAAGCGGTCTAGTCCCATGTTCATCGGTATCCATCACCCCTCCAAACACCCATAGCATAATTCCACGAATGCGCCAACTGAAGGCAGCGGCCATCATAAAATGGCCTAGTTCATGAATTAGAACAATCCCTAGTATAATCATCAACTCAATAAATGTACCAGTCAGAAAGGAAATGATGATAAATACCAGAAGTACGGGGTGTACATGGATTGCCGGCAAAAATTTACGAAGCGTCATCAACTTTAATCACCTGTACAGGATCGATATATGCATCATCTTTTTCAATTGCAAAATAAACATTTTTGCTATCGGGACCAGGTTTGAATGTTCCAAGCGTCTGCCCATCCTCTATAAACTGATAGAGATGGACATTAATCGAACTTAACTGCCCGTAGACAGTTTCGCTATCATCAGCGTGCTGTACAACGATTTTTTTACCTAGATCTTTGTCATTTCCGGCAAAAATGACAACCCCGCCTTGCAAAGCAGAGACATTCGTTTTCTCATCCGGTGAGATCTTTATTCCTGTACCATTAGTCTGAAACGTTTCCGAAACACTCCCGCTTACTGGGAACGCGAGTGCTTGTCCGTCTGCTGAAGTTTGACTTTCTGCAGGTTGTAGTCCCATTGGTGCACCAAACGTTTCCTGATACCACTGATTCACACGTGCAAACGGAAGTTCTTCTGTCAAAGCGTATTCAGTCCATTGTTTCGGCTTTGACAATAAGGAAGAATCCGTTTGGAATAACAACCCCGCGCCAAAAAAGAGCACTGCCGACAACATGCCTTTCAGCACAAATCCAGGCAAGTACCGATTCCTATCCCTTGATGGTAACGGCGTTGATGGCGAACTATCAGTAAATACAGGATAATAGCCATGTTTTTCTTCCTCCTGTGGAAGCGAAGATGGTAGCATTTGGCTGGCTGGTCGTTCGTTTGAAGTTAGTCCCCGGAGCTTTTTCCGACGATTGATTGACTTCCTTACTTTTTTAACCCCTTTGCTCATTCTTCTCACAACCCTTGTTACACGTTTGTACAAGTATATGAAGCAAGTTACCGGGTTATGATTTAATATCAAGAACCAATGTTCACAAAGAGCTGGTTAGTTTTTATGAGAGTGATGATACACAATCACAGCGTTTGTCTCCTGAAATATCTGATAATGAACGAACGTTGACTTGCCGTACATTAGCGAGTTCCAATACCAAAAAAATTCTTTACCCGTTGGAACATCCCCTTCTCATCTTCCAGCGACTGTAGTGGGACCGTTTCACCTAGCATACGCCGGGCTATGTTCCTGTATGCAATGGATGCCTTTGAACTTCCCTGTAGCGCTATAGGCTCACCATTGTTCGAAGCCTTAATCACTTCATCATCGTCAATAACAATACCGATAAGATCAATGGAAAGTATTTGAATAATATCATCAATATCGAGCATATCACCGTTTTTCATCATATGGTTCCTAATACGGTTGATTACTAGTTTTGGTGGTTCAATAGATTCATTTTCTAATAAACCGACAATGCGGTCAGCATCCCTGACACTTGACTTTTCCGGTGTAGTGATGACAATCGCTTTATCGGCCCCGGCCACAGCATTTTGGAAGCCTTGTTCAATGCCTGCAGGGCAATCAATAATGATATAGTCATATTCTTGTTTCAATTCGCTGATAATTGTTTTCATTCCATCCATGGTGACGGCCGCCTTGTCGCTCGTCTGTGCAGCGGGAAAAGTGATAAATAGTCAAACCGTTTATCCTTAATTAATGCTTGTTTGAGTTTGCAGCGTTGTTCAATAACATCAACAATATCATAGATGATCCGATTTTCGAGACCCATAATGACATCAAGATTTCTGAGGCCTATATCCGTATCAATCAGACAGACCTTTTTCTCCATCAGAGCCAGGGCAGTACCAATATTTGCAGTTGTGGTTGTTTTGCCTACCCCTCCTTTACCGGAAGTGATCACAATTGCTTCACCCATTAAGCATTCTCCTTTCAAACCCACTTATATCCTTCCGTTTGCGCGAAAGGACCTGCAGGCGGTCAATTACGATTTTATCCTGTTCTTTATCAATTAGTCCGCATTCCATATAAACCCCTTCCGAATCATAGTCAGGAGCCCGGCTAATATAGTTGGCAATACGGAGCTGATTAGGTTTCATGAAAGAGGCAGCAATCACTGCATCACGGTCCCCTTTAACCCCGGCATGCGCAATTCCAAACAGGTTACCCATAATAAAAATATTTCCCGTCGTTATTACTTTGCCACCCGGATTGACATCACCTACTAGCAATAAGTCACCAACATATTCCAGCACCTGACCGGATCTTACAATACGGTTGACAACCTTAACCTCACTTTCTTCTTTCCACGTTAAAGCCTCATCCCGATGAACGACATTAGAATCAAAAGAATGGATTGAAAAACAATGTTTCGTACTTATCAATTCATTCAGCCGCTCTTTTTGCCAGTCATTCAAATAGCGATTTCCCAGCTTAACCGTGACAGGGATAATAGGTTCATCTCTTTTCGGTTTGTATTCAGAAAGTTTATCACCGAGCTCGTCTAAAATATCATTAAATGAACTGTATTCATCAATGAATAATGTTAAGCCGTCTTTTGTACCTTTAATTGTTATCATTTGTTTCGAATCAAGCACGTCACGTTCACTCCAATAATTCGCCTTGACATTACGCACTAAAAGTATGTAGAGCCCTTGGAATACCGTTCTTCTTTCCATTTCATCAAAAGCTTGGTCAGCAATGGGTACAGCACAAACAAAAATAATCCATTTGCTAGTGCAGTTGGAATTAACCTGTATAACAAGTAATCCTGCCAAATCATTTCTGTTATTCCAGCTACTGAGAATATAATATTGATGAAAATATCAGTAAGGGCAATCCCTATAATACTGAGTAGAATAGCGGCATAAAAGTTAGCATGCAATACTTTAACTAAGCTATGGATCATGTAGATAACGAGAGCGTAGCAGAACATATAAACACCAAGTACTCCCGTATAAACAACATCAATCAGAAACCCAAAGATAAGTCCATGGATGACAGATGCAGATGTGTCTTCTCCGTCAAAAAACATGATTTTCAAAATTAGAAATATCAATACCCAATGGGGAACAAGCTGCAATTCATTTGCAATAAATGAAACAGGGAGCAAATCAAGTGCTACACCTTCTAACACAAGAAGTAAAAAAAGCATGACTGGAATCAGTATTCGGCTCATGACTACTCACCCTTCCCGGAAGTGGCATTATCATTACCGGAATGCCGTTCAACTACGATGACATTATTGATGTCATACATATTTGCTACCGGTTTAACGAAGGCGGTCCGAGTCAGCCCGTACTGATCCGGTTTCACCTCTTGCACCTTTCCAATAGGTAGTCCAGAAGGGAATACGCCACCCATCCCAGAGGAATGTACTAGTTCGCCTTCCTTTAAATCCTTATCAGACTCTTCAATGATTTTAAAAATCAAATTCCCAGTTTTGTTGTCATAGCCTTCAATCATACCGAAAATATCATTACCTTCCTTACGAGCAATCGTGGCAGAAATCCGGCTAAATTGATCAAACCCTGAAAGCAGTTTGACCGATGAGGTGAATTCTGAAGGGGTTTCAATTCTACCAACCATTCCTTCAGAAGTGATGACAGCCATATTTCCCCTTATGCCATCCTGTTTTCCTTTATTAATCGTCACTTTTTCCATCCATTGTTCAGGCGATCTGGATATAACCGAAGCCTGGATCGGGTTATAAGAACGAACGGATTTAGTCTTCTTCAATGTTTCGCGAAGTTCGGAATTCTCTTCTCTTAGCTTTTGTACATCGTAAAACAGACTTTTATACTCAGCAATTTTTTCCCGTAAAAGCTGATTCTCAGAATACGTATGTTTTATATCATTAACATTTTCAAAAATAGTTGTAACATAATCTACCGGTGTGTGTACAATGCTTTGTGTCCATCCGACAGTATCTTTAATGAATTGCTCGGCGGTTGTCAGGTCTTCCCTGTCCCGCAATGAAAAACCTATCATTGCCACCAGTACAATTAGTCCTATTAACAGTATGAATAATCTTTTTTTCCGGAAAAACGACATGGAGAACACCTACTTATTCATTCATGGACCGAGAAGAAACATTCGGATGTGACCGAAAATGCTTAACATATTCCAGCGATTTGCCTGTTCCGTTTGCAACACTTTCTAACGGGGCATCCGTGACAAACACAGGCATTTCCGTTTCTTCACTAATAACCTTGTCCAAATTTTGCAACAAGGCGCCGCCACCGGATAAGACAATTCCGCGATCCATAATATCAGCCGCCAGTTCCGGTGGTGTTTTTTCCAAAGTGTCTTTCACAGCCTCAACAATTGATTCAACAGTGTCACGCAATGAAACGGCGATTTCTGCGGATGTAACCGTGATTGTTTTCGGAAGCCCCGTCAACAAATCACGACCCCTAATATCTATTTCGACATTTTCTGCTACCTCGCCGGCAACGCCTATATCCATTTTAATTGATTCTGCTGATCGTTCACCAATCATCAAATTATAATGTTTACGGATATAATTCGTAATCGAATCATCCATGTCATCCCCTGCTGTACGGACTGATCTGCTTGTCACAATGCCACCAAGTGAGATAACAGCGACTTCCGTTGTCCCTCCGCCAATATCAACAATCATACTTCCTGTTGGCTCCCATACAGGTAGCCCGGCCCCGATCGCCGCAGCAAACGGCTCGGCGATCGGAAAGGCGTCTTTCGCACCTGCCTGTTTTGTCGCATCAACAACCGCCCGTTCCTCCACCATCGTAATACCCGATGGGACGCATATCATTACGTTTGGTTTCTTTGCGAACAGAGACCTTGTGCGCATTGCTTTTTTAATAAAATATTTCATCATGATTGCGGTGGTATCATAATCTGCAATAACACCATCTTTCATTGGACGAACCACTGAAATATTCCCCGGTGTTCGTCCGATCATATTATACGCAGAACTGCCGACAGCTTCAACTTCGCCCGTTTGTATATCTCTGGCCACAACAGTCGGTTCCCGCACGACTACACCTTTACCATGGACAAACACAAGTGTATTTGCGGTGCCCAAATCTATTCCTAAATCCTGCGACAAGCTGAATTTTCCCAAAAAAATCTTCCTTTCCCCAGCAGCAAATCATTTGTTGAAATGTCGATCTGAAAACTTGATCCGAATTTACTCAGTTTACACCTAATGTTTTATTTTAAACATCTTTCATCTCAAAGTAAATATAATTGTAATCATTCAAAACATAATAAGCGCCAATCTCAATCAGAAGCTGAAAACTGGCGCTCATTTTAAATGTCTATTTAATTATACGGGAAAAATCAAAAATTGGATAGTGGTTACAAGTATCCTTTTTCTTTCAATGAGACAAATTTCCTGTCACCAATCACCAAATGGTCCAAAAGTTCGATACCCATCATCTTCCCTGATTCAGCCAGCCGTCTTGTCACGTGGACGTCTTCCTGGGAAGGTGCGGGATCTCCTGAAGGGTGGTTGTGGGCACAAATAATGGAGGCTGCCGATCGTTTGACAGCTTCCCTGAATACTTCTCTAGGGTGAACAATAGATGCGTTGAGGCTTCCGACAAAAATTGTCTGTCTGTGGATAACTTCATTTTTTGTATTGAGAAAAAGCACAACGAAATGCTCCTGATTCAGACTACGCATCTCCTCCATCACATAATCCGCTCCATCTTCAGGAGAACGGACGATATATCTGTCATTTGGCTTGAATTGACTCATTCGTTTGCCTAATTCCATGGCGGCGAGCAATAAAACCCCTTTCGCTTCCCCTATCCCTTTAATGGCCGTCAATTCTTCAATGGTCGCGTCTTTCAATAAATGAATTCCTTCAAAGTGCATTAACACCCGGTTAGCCAGTAGCATGACCGACTCATCCTTCGTACCGCTACCAATCAATATGGCAAGGAGCTCTTGATTTGATAAATGGGTAGGCCCGAATTTGACTAGCCGTTCGCGCGGTCTTTCTTCTTTTGGAACATTCTTAATCATAATTGATGATGGTTCCATTCACAGTCCCCCCTTAACTAAGATACATTTATCGTACCTATTCAGCTTTGGGTGAACAAATGAATGAAATGTTCTTTTAACCGATTCCATCTGTCCAAAAAGAGATTCATTACCTATTTAAAATGGTATTTTCAGTCATGCAAACGACTAAAAATACAATAACACCCATTTTTCAATGTTATCTGTCTCCTATCTAATCAATCTACGACAAGTTGGTTGAACTGCTTCCAGAGATTCAATAACAGCATTTGTGACTGTCGTTTATCAGCTTGTCCCATCTGCTGATACTTTTCTTCTAGAAACGCTGTGAAATTAGCGATGTGTTCCGTCTCTTTCGGTGTACCATTTACAATTTCCTTCCATTTTTCAGCGGATATACGTCCTCCATTGCTTACAGCAGCCAACGTGTCTTTCCATTGTGCCTGATACGCTTGTACCCATTGTTTTTCGCTTTTGCTCAATTGTATTTCGCTTTTAGATGAGCTCCATTCCTTCACATACACTTCCAGGCCTTTATCGGTCATTTCATTGGCCAGCTGGGTTCCCTGATTCTCCGTTTCAGCAATTCCCGAGAGCGTAAAAAAGTAGTCCCCTTTTTCCCAGACTATCGCTGGAAATCCAGCCCGCGAGAACGCCTTTGCCATCTCATCGGCATTGGCTTTCTCACCAAATTTACCTGCCTGCAACACATACGCGGTTGTCGGTTTAATTGCCATGGATGAAGCTGTTTTATCTTTTCCGGATTTGTTTGCTTCATTGTCCTCATCTGTATTGTCAGCTACCGGGACAGGGTCATTTTGTTGGCTCATCCCCTGATTGATATCAACAAACAAATTTAGCATAAAAACCCCAAGCACTGATCCAATAATAATCGCGGATATCGAAGCAAACAAAAATGGTTTGAACGGTTTCAATCCGGATTTACCACTGAAGTAAAACCCGCCATCCTCGTCGTCACTTTCTCTTCTAATCAGTTCAGGTATATCTGAATCCTCCATTGTTGCAGCATGCTCCTTGCTAAATTCTTTAATAGAGTATTTTCCATCCGGAATAGACTGGTTTCGTTGCATTCTACTTTTTTGGCCGCTTAGCCATACGAATAGTTTCTTTTTGCCCAAATCAATCCCCCCTAATATGCCAGTTTGATTAATCCTAGCATATGGGTGGTAAAAAGTAAGACGATTATTGTCAAACTTCCAAAAAAACTTTCAACATAATACAACAATGATAGAACGCCTTTATTTTAGCTTTTTATTGAAATGCTGTTAAACATAGCAGCAATTATGATTGTTTTTAGCTTGAAACCTATGGATGATGAGTAAAATATGTTCGCACATCTGCAATAAAATGGAGCGAACCAGTGATGACATAACAATCATCTTCATGCGATGTAAGCATTTCACTGATAACCTGCTCCCAATCATCAATCAGTTGAACATCCGGACGTCGGCTGTAATATTGAAGCTGCTTGGTACTGGCAGCCCGATGGTGTTCGAACGTTGTTAAAGTGACCGTTTTAAAATGCTGTTCCAATGCAGGCAACATCCCTTCTATATCTTTGTCCTTGAATGCAGCAAAGAGAAGGTGGGTATTTTTATCGATAAATCGTGTCGTTAGCGAGTCGACTAACGCCTCAATGCCTGCCGGGTTATGGGCGCTATCCAATATAATCAACGGATCCTCGTGAATGCGTTCAAACCGGCCGGGAATCGAGGTGGTTGCCAGCCCATGTAACATTTTACGCCAATCGAGAGAGAACCTGTTCTGTCCAAGGAGGGTTAGTGCCATCATAGCTAGGGATGCATTTTTTATTTGATGCCTGCCAAACGGCTTGATCGACACATGCATCGGCTGCATATCATCAGCCTGCCATTCAAAAGTTTGATGAGTTTCTGTCATATGGAGCATTTTTGATTGAAAAGCTTGACCGGACCAAAACACCGGTGCATCTTTTGTTATTGCCTCGGAAATAATGGATCTACTGGCCTCTTCACCCACTTCACCGACAATAACCGGCCTGTCCTTTTTAATGATCCCTGCTTTTTGATAAGCAATCGCTGTAAATGTATTCCCTAAAGCCGCTGTATGGTCTTTCTCGACATTTGTTATGATAGACAGGATAGGGATGAAGCAGTTTGTCGTGTCTTCTCTACCTCCCATTCCCGCCTCTATAAGCGCCAAATCCACATGGTCTTGAAAGAAAGTAAAAGCAAGGGCTGTAATGATTTCAAATGAAGTTGGTGCATCCTGCTCACCGTCTAGTTGCTGAATAAATGGATAAACCTGATTCATTAATGTTAGAATAGTTTCTTCAGACACCTTGGTATGATTAATGGAAATGTGTCCTGTAATACCATCCATGCTTGGTGATTGGAATACACCGACACGAAAGTTGTTTGCCATCAGTCCGTGCTTTAAATATTGAATGGTTGACCCTTTGCCATTTGTTCCCGCCACATGGATAGACGTCACTTTTTCTTGTGGGTTGCCGAGCAAATAAAGTAATTTTTGAATTCGGCTCAATCCCGGTTTCATTCCAAGCTGTTGTCTATTTTGAAAAAAGTTTTCTACCTCATGGAAATGTTTGAACATGTTCACACCGCTTTTCTTTTAAAATGTAGCTTTTGCATTTATAACAGAGCTATTATAGCAACAATCATCCGCTATTTGAATAAAGAAAGGACGAAAACAATGGATCTCTACGGCTGGATAATTTATAACGGTTATTTAAAAGGAAATAAATTTCTGGATTTTGCTCAATGGATACAGAAGGCCGCTGCTAAACAGCACATTCAGACGGATATTTACCAAAATAATCATTTGCTGAGCTTTTTCTCAGCAGATTCCATGACGCTATTACATACAAAGCAGACGGAGCTTCCTCATTTCGTCGTGTTTACGGACAAGGATATTTATTTGGCGAAACAGCTCGAATTTTTAGGTGTCAGGGTTTTTAACAGTGCTCAGACAATCGCTTTAAGTGATGATAAAATTGCTACATACCAAACACTTGCCGCCAATGGGCTACCAATCCCGAGAACTGTCGTTGCACCAAAGGCTTTTCAACAAACAGATGACATAAATGTTAATGATTACCGGGATATTGCTAATCAATTAGGACTGCCTATGATTGTGAAAGAAGCATTCGGCTCTTTCGGGGAACAAGTGCATTTAGTATCCACCGAAAAAGAATTGTTTGCTAAGATACAAGAATTGCATGGTAAGCCATTTATGCTGCAGGAATTTATATCGTCCAGTTACGGTACAGATATACGACTCCATGTTGTTGGTGATGCAGTCGTCGCTTCCATGAAACGGCAATCATCTAACGACTTCCGGGCAAATGTCACAGCTGGAGGTACAATGCAAAAATACCACCCAACAAAACAAGAAACAGACCTAGCGATTGCTGCCGCGAAAGCGATTGGTGCTGATTTCGCGGGTGTTGATTTATTGTTTGGCGAGAATAAAGAGCCCATTGTTTGCGAAATCAACTCCAACGCCCATATTCGCAACATGTACAATTGTACTGGAATAAATGTCGCCGACTTTATCATGAGTGATATCCGTAAAAAACTGAAATGAGGTACTCCCATGCAAGGTTGGCTAATCTATAATGATGTGGATGCAAAACAAAACGAGTCATTCATCAAGTGGTTTTTAGAAGAAGCTCGGCTGCAGAACATCACGCTGCTGTTTATCCGCCGAGAAGAGCTAACAATCGGTGTGTTCCAAAATAGGCGTACAGTGCTGCTTCACCAGAAACCTGTAGCATTGCCCGACTTTGCTGTTGTCCGAACCATTGATTCCATGCTAAGTCTACAGTTAGAATCACTTGGTATAAACGTTTACAATCCCTCGGAAACAGCCATAATATGCAACAATAAAGCACTGACACACTTTCACCTTAGCAAATTAGACGTACCTACAGCAGACACTATGTTTGTGCCAAAGGGGACTCCCTTACCTGCTGAAGCCCCAATGCCATTCCCTTTCGTTGTGAAAGACACTGGTGGAAGAGGCGGGAAACAAGTACATCTTGTTATATCTGACACATCCTGGAACAATTTACGTGCACGATTCACAGACAATCATGACCTCATTATCCAGTCGGCAACAAATGTACAGCAAGGCAAAGATGTTCGTGTATTTGTGATTGGCGAAAGAATCATCGGAGCGGTTCTACGCGAAAATAAGCATGACTTCCGGGCAAACTTTAAGCTCGGTGGATCAGCTTCATGGTATTCCTTGACTGATCAAGAGCAAAAGATCGTACATAAAATCACCGGCTACTTCCAGTTCGGGATGGCCGGAATCGATTTTCTTCTGGATAACGATGGCTGTCTATTATTCAATGAAATAGAGGATGTCGTTGGTTCCCGTACGCTTAGTGCCGTATCAGATATCAATATTGTAAGGCAATATATTGCATATATTAAAAGCGGAAA from Lentibacillus cibarius carries:
- a CDS encoding bifunctional folylpolyglutamate synthase/dihydrofolate synthase, with the protein product MFKHFHEVENFFQNRQQLGMKPGLSRIQKLLYLLGNPQEKVTSIHVAGTNGKGSTIQYLKHGLMANNFRVGVFQSPSMDGITGHISINHTKVSEETILTLMNQVYPFIQQLDGEQDAPTSFEIITALAFTFFQDHVDLALIEAGMGGREDTTNCFIPILSIITNVEKDHTAALGNTFTAIAYQKAGIIKKDRPVIVGEVGEEASRSIISEAITKDAPVFWSGQAFQSKMLHMTETHQTFEWQADDMQPMHVSIKPFGRHQIKNASLAMMALTLLGQNRFSLDWRKMLHGLATTSIPGRFERIHEDPLIILDSAHNPAGIEALVDSLTTRFIDKNTHLLFAAFKDKDIEGMLPALEQHFKTVTLTTFEHHRAASTKQLQYYSRRPDVQLIDDWEQVISEMLTSHEDDCYVITGSLHFIADVRTYFTHHP
- a CDS encoding RimK family alpha-L-glutamate ligase, which gives rise to MDLYGWIIYNGYLKGNKFLDFAQWIQKAAAKQHIQTDIYQNNHLLSFFSADSMTLLHTKQTELPHFVVFTDKDIYLAKQLEFLGVRVFNSAQTIALSDDKIATYQTLAANGLPIPRTVVAPKAFQQTDDINVNDYRDIANQLGLPMIVKEAFGSFGEQVHLVSTEKELFAKIQELHGKPFMLQEFISSSYGTDIRLHVVGDAVVASMKRQSSNDFRANVTAGGTMQKYHPTKQETDLAIAAAKAIGADFAGVDLLFGENKEPIVCEINSNAHIRNMYNCTGINVADFIMSDIRKKLK
- a CDS encoding RimK family alpha-L-glutamate ligase; protein product: MQGWLIYNDVDAKQNESFIKWFLEEARLQNITLLFIRREELTIGVFQNRRTVLLHQKPVALPDFAVVRTIDSMLSLQLESLGINVYNPSETAIICNNKALTHFHLSKLDVPTADTMFVPKGTPLPAEAPMPFPFVVKDTGGRGGKQVHLVISDTSWNNLRARFTDNHDLIIQSATNVQQGKDVRVFVIGERIIGAVLRENKHDFRANFKLGGSASWYSLTDQEQKIVHKITGYFQFGMAGIDFLLDNDGCLLFNEIEDVVGSRTLSAVSDINIVRQYIAYIKSGNASL